GGACCGGTAGCAACACCATTTACCAAGCACATTCAGATGCCGTTGCTAGCCTCCGTACGCACCGTTGCAGATGATATCGTTCACGGTATTGCAAGGGGAAAATCGGTGATTTACACCCCCTGGTACTGGCGGTGGATCATGATGGTAGTTCGCAGTTTGCCTCAGTGGATCTTTCGGCGTATTCCCTGGTAACCGTCACAACGGTGTTTCAACTTCCAGTGTAAGCAGCAGGTTGATTTCTGTGCTAATAAAGTTTACGGTAGCAGGGCCGGTATTAAGATCGCCGCAAAGAACGTGAATCGTGAACCGTGGACGACTCTTAAACAATGACACTATGGAAGGGGCTTCAGGCGACGCCTGCAGCTGAGTCATTTCGGCACAGTTATCGGCAAGGAAGGTAGCAATCGGAACAGAATACAGGTGCGCAAGCTCATACGACTTGTTGTCACCGTACTCCGGGTGAAATTGTACAACTACCCTTACAAACGAAAGGATCTGGTCACTGGCGAAGCCGGATGTAAACTGCGGTCTGGTAAGCCTGCCAATCCAGCCCTCGGTGCGTTCAAGTTTTATGCCTGCGATTTTTCCGGCATACTTTGAATAGACGGGATTGTCATTAAGGTCAACCGTGTCAGCCAACTGACACGGTATCGTGCTGTTGGGAGCAGAAGAGATGGTTGAAACATAGGCAAGCACTGAGGTTGTAGGAACGGGAGTGGAAGGCTGTGTAGCAGGTGTACACCCTGAAAAAACAGCCGCAAGAGCAGCCGCAATCATTAAAGAGCATGTAGCGCAACTCAGATGGGGCAGCGAACAACTGAACAAACTGTACCGTAAGAACGTGTGCATACCATGTGGCCTTTCAACTGCAGCTTTCGCAGTGTCAGCATTTGCTGTATCGTTAATGACGATGGTGGTTTCTGACGCAATTATAGCAATCTTTGCCGTACCGGCGTTGGGCGGACCGTAGAAAATTAAGAAGCAGAACGGTTGGAGTAGTCCGATAACAATGGACACATTCGTGTTGGAGTGGTGTGAAAAATCGGACCAGTCTTAAGTAAAGAAAACTCTCGGTGTTGCTGGTCAAAGATCAGGCTACATCGTTTGGGCTACTCATCACCGTGCAGCGATCGTTGAAGGGGGTCGATGTCGAAACCGTCGTGGATACGCTAGTTGCTCAGTACGGAACTCCGAAGTACATTCGTTCCGACAATGGCGGACAGAAGCGGCGGCATCGCCCATGTGGTGCAACGCCGAGCTCAGAGACGCTGGATCACACGAGCGTACATTCAACCCGGAAAACCATGGCAGAACAGCTTTGCAGAGAGCTTTGTTGGCACATTTCGCAGAGAAGTTCTCAATGCAGAAGTCTTTTTCTCGCTCAATGAAGCTCGCTTTTTTTTTCAAACCAGTGGCTACACATGGACAACCCACAACGTCCACACAGCAAACACAACGACCGACCACCTGCAATGGCATTCTACAACAAGGCAGGATAACCACTGTTTTGTAACCACAAACTGGTCCGAATAATCGACCCTACTCAATCCTGCGAACGCTAATACCTCCATTTGCATTGATGGATCACAGAGGCATTGCATTACTACATTGGTAGTATCATGTGTTGTTCTTGCTTCGGCTTGGTTACCTGTTCGCCATATTTGCCTCAGCAGCATGCAAGGACTACCAGCCATTGAAAGAAGTATTGTGATGACTAACGCTCCCCAGCCCCCTACAACCCATCCACGCGTGGGGAACGCGTTTGGGTCAGGAGGATGTGGTAGGGGCGAATGAATATTCGCCCTAACGTGTTGACGCATGTGCCCATGTAATCGGGAACGCATGTTGCTTCGCCCCTACGTGGTGACGCATGTACCATACATGCACCCATGCAAATGGGGCCCATGTTGCTTCGCCCCTACGTATTGACGCATGTGTCGTGCATACGCATACCAAAGAGGAAAATCTTGAACTGAGACTGTATCCCCCTATAGCAGGGAAAATTCTCTACAGCCTGCTAGAGTGGCAAAAAATAATTTTCATTCAGCATTGGGTATGACCGTATTTGTCATACCCACAGTACTACGTTTGATTCCACGGGTGGGTAGGAGGCTTGAGTGTTGGTACTAATCATGTAGGATATCGACAACGTTCTTACAAAAATAGCCGACGAATATGCTTTGATGTTTAGTCAATGGACAACATTGCTACAGCTCACAACAATTGGACATACATGATTGAGCTCACTACACAATGACAGTCTAGAAGGAGCAGCAAATACACAATGTACGGCAGTAGATGTCTAGTGCGGGCCAGCGTAGAATACTAATAATCGTTTACTCGGACATGTGACCGTTCGATCATGCAGCAGTGTTAGGATACTGCTTGCAAACGGAACCACAAAAGGAGGTAATAATGACAGTGACACTTATACGATGTGGGCTAGTTACCATACTGATGGTTGTTAGTGCCGTCGTAGTCTCTGCAAATCTCCGCCGTTGTGATACTGTTGATCTCAATGGAGATTGCGTACTCGACACACTCATGGTAGAGCGTGTAGGTAGGTCGGAAGTATTGCTTCGAGAGATACGGTGGGGTAGCAGGTCTGGTAGGGGATACTGCGATTCAAATTACTACTCAGACACGTCGGTAAAATATCACGCAGTAACAATAATCAGGTTCGCCAAAGCTGATCTACTATCAACAGGCCATAGTATTCTGCGGTTCAATCAAGACGATGCGAAAGACTTGTTAATTAATGTTTCGTGGTCAACCGACACTGCAGCAAACAGCCGCAAGATGCGCCGTGCAAACAAATCATTTGTTTTTGTTATACCTGCGCAGCGTGGAATTGATACGCTTGATACATTGAACATTAATGTTTTTAGCGGGCTAATAACCAGCCCTATTGTTATGCGAAGGATTAAGGCAAGCAACGGTTTAGATAGTGTTGCTACGAGTGCCGATCTAACCGTAATCCATAAAATAAAGCGTAAGAACATACAAGTAGCACTCAACGACGATGCCGGTGGGGCGTTGATAGGTACGGTGGTCTCAAGAATCGAAACACCTGAAACCGCGCTTGCACCAATTCTTGTTAGGGTGTTTCCGAATCCTGCCAGTGCAGATGAGGTGACAGTTGGCGTCAAGAATCTAACAGGAGTTGGAACGGTGAGAGTGTTTGATGAAGTGGGTCAAGTATTAAGGGTTTGGACCACTAGCTACGAAGGTACCGGAGAGACTGATGTGATGTTGGACGTATTCGACTTTCCGGTGGGCATGTACCGGGTACTTGTTATCGAAGACGGTGGGCGAATAGGTACGTCAAACTTTGCAATTGTGAGATAGAGAATCGTATGAGTATGCACACAGTACGGATTATGAGCAGTGCTCTAAAGGTTACATACATTGCAATGGCTATACTGTTGGTGAGCGTAGCTGTAGTCAGGTCTCAAGAGCCGTGCGAGACGGATTGCGATACAGCAACCAGCCCATACGAGACAGCCGCCTTTACGATTGAGTTTGCGCCCGGATGCCTAGTAACCATACAGTACCGCACGAGGGTGTGTGCCGGAATCTCCGAAATGATTGTTGACGCCGTAAATGTGGTAGGCCCATGTGCTGACATGCTGCCCTCTGGTGCATTACAGGTTGCCTTGCAGTTACTTGTTACCCAGAACCAGATGAATTTCCCACCGTATGCAGGCAGCAACGAGGGGTCATGGACATGGCGTATCTCAAGGAATGCTTGCTGGAAAAGGCTTGGGTCACCTCCGTCTGGACCACTAATCCCATGCTCGGATGAATGCTGTGTGAACTACATCAATGTCCGCAAACGGCAAGGGTGCGATTATTGGGAGTTCGTGTCTGAGTCTGCCACGCTACCATGGCGAGTGTGTCCGGATGTTGCAATTGATCCTGGCGGTGGAGAGCAGGCACCCGAACTATGTACAAGTGCATGTGCTTATTTGGTGCCGATTTTAAGGAAATAGCAGTTGCATAACGAACACACCAGTATATACTTACACTAGACCGATACAACGCTGTATGAAAACGGTACTACTTTTCGTGTTATATAGTCTGGCAGTCCCTACACTGCATGCTCAAGTGTATATGACATTGACGGATCAGTCTCCTGCGGCAATGTACAATTATCGTTTTTGCGCTTGGCGTTCGTGCGGGATTTCGGAGCACAAAACTGTCAACCCAGCACTAAAGTTGATTTGAAAAACTGCACTTGAATTTAAGCACTTCACCCCGCATGACGCCAAACGCATGTTAGCACTTCGCCCTTCTTTTCTGTCGTGTTTGTTAGTTGTCATTTCGTGTCTGTCTTGGTGCGTTGTCTTGGTGGCTCTTTTGTTGTTTTTAGCTTGGCTTTGTGCGGCTGGAAAAACTGCAAATGTGCCACCAAAAGCGTTGGCTATTTTAAATAAATTTCGTCTCTTACATAAGTGTTATTAAGCCAAAAACAATGTTTCGTATATTCTTTTGCTTTCGTCAATTTGTCTTTAGTTGGCAAAGGATAGGTGTCTGCTGCGTTCGTTGCGTGTGGTCTAACGTGTGATACTGAATTGAAAGATTTGTTTGGAAAATTTTTGTAACGAGTTGTCCCAATAACTTCCTTTACAATTTTGCCTTTTGAAACAATGTCTTTAGTCTTAGCCCAAACTTTTTCCGCTTCGAGAATGTCAGAATATGGCATATTCCAGAACTTAACTTTTCTCAAAACCAATTGCTCGTTTTCAAATTGAAAAAACACGAACAAAAATTTGTGTTCCAAAATGTCTTTAAAATTGGAGTCGTCCCATTCTTCATATACTATTTCTTCGTATTTGAAATTTGGAAACGAAATATCTTCTTTTGGCAAATTGTTTTCCTTTATTCTTACTGTCTTTACAATGATTTCAGCTTTTTCAAACTCTTCAATTTCTTTGTCGAGTTCAATGCCTAAAATTGCTTTTGTAAGATTGGCGTAAAAACTTTTTGCAGTTGTATTTAGCTCGACTCCTGTTGATTTAAGTATTTGCTCAATTGTCTTACCGTAATATGGTTTGAATTTAGAAATTACTATTTCTTCAAGGGTCTGTTTTTTTGCAACCGCTACAGATGGAATTATTTTGCCATAAACACCAGTTGCATCATTTGCAATTGAAGCAATAATATGATTTACATACCCTTGTTTGAGTGAGTAAGCTCTTTGTTTAGCAGGAATGTTGCTAAAAGGTTGTTTCCGCACTGATGAAGCGTTTGCACCTTTGGTGCAAGCACCTAAATAAAAAGTATCACCTTCTGAAAGTTCGTGTGCTTTTCCATCAGCAATTTTTTGTTTAATTAACTCCCAATCTTTCTTTATTATTTCCAAGTCTGTGTTTGGAAAATTCCACTCGTCAACAAGTTTTATGAGATAATCTAAAATGTCATAACCTGCTTGATGCAAATAGAAAATTAAAAGAATGTTTGCGTTCTTTTTCCAAAAGTCGCTGTTCTCAAATTGTTGGTTTACAACTTCAAGATAATTGATGATGTTTAATACTAATCTTTCTTTGGAACGATACTCATTGTTCTTCAACTGCTTTAAAGGAGAAGTTTTGAGTTCCATACCAATTTCAAAGAAATCTGCTTCTGATTTGGAGTTTGGATCATAACCAAAATAAAACTTCTCAAGTATCTGTCCGAAGTTACCTTTACCTGTGTAGTTATGCTTTAATACTTCAGGGTCACAAATCTCTCTTAAAGTTTTTCCTTCAAGCAGTTTAGCGTAATCAACTACTGATTTTTTATCTTTAGGATTATATTGCCTTTTCTTATCCATTTACTTCAGCTACAATTTCAAAATCCAACAAGTTAGTTTGTGCGTTAAATGAATAACTTACTAGTTTAACGTCATTCCACGTTGCAGAAACAGAAGGACGAACCCCATAAATAAATTTCCTCTCAACAATATTTTCAAATTCTGCCAAAGCATCATCCGTAAATTCAAATCCTACAATAAATGCCTTAATCATTCCATAGTCGCCAAACGCATATTCATTTTTCACCCAATCTACATATTTCATTAATTGCAACACATCTTGTGCGTTAACAGTGCTTCTTTTGATTTCAATTACCAAGTAATTACTTAATGTTGGTTTTTGATTCTCAATGTAGCGATAACCAAAAATATCCATTTTATCAATGTAATCAATTGGCTTGAATGGTGATGCAATAACTTGATGAGTCAAGTAATCCCAATTACCAAAAATATTAGTTGTTTGTGGATGATTTATTGTGAGTTGGAAAATTATTGCAGCTTCAACTGCCATTTCGTGTCTTAAGCTTCCGTTTTCATTTACAATTGTGTTTAAAAATGGTGCAATTGACAATGAATATAGATCGTTATTCGCAGTTCTTTCATTGATTACATTGTGAAACTCTTGAAAGTTTGTGTCGAAAGTGTTTTCGTTGTTTGGATTATCAATAGCTTCAATATTTCTTCTTAGCAGTATATTTTTGAAAGCTTGATTCTCTTCATCTGAAAACTTAATAAAACTTAATTTCCAAAATGCCCTTAATATTTTAAAGCTATTTGGTGAAGAAGAAAGTATTTCATCCATATCAATTCCATTTCTAAAAAAAACGGGATATGGAATAAATGTGCAAATGAAACGCATATTAATACTTTCTAAACCAATGTCTAATAAC
This is a stretch of genomic DNA from Ignavibacteria bacterium. It encodes these proteins:
- a CDS encoding transposase, which produces MADRSGGIAHVVQRRAQRRWITRAYIQPGKPWQNSFAESFVGTFRREVLNAEVFFSLNEARFFFQTSGYTWTTHNVHTANTTTDHLQWHSTTRQDNHCFVTTNWSE
- a CDS encoding T9SS type A sorting domain-containing protein, which translates into the protein MTVTLIRCGLVTILMVVSAVVVSANLRRCDTVDLNGDCVLDTLMVERVGRSEVLLREIRWGSRSGRGYCDSNYYSDTSVKYHAVTIIRFAKADLLSTGHSILRFNQDDAKDLLINVSWSTDTAANSRKMRRANKSFVFVIPAQRGIDTLDTLNINVFSGLITSPIVMRRIKASNGLDSVATSADLTVIHKIKRKNIQVALNDDAGGALIGTVVSRIETPETALAPILVRVFPNPASADEVTVGVKNLTGVGTVRVFDEVGQVLRVWTTSYEGTGETDVMLDVFDFPVGMYRVLVIEDGGRIGTSNFAIVR
- a CDS encoding DNA mismatch repair protein, giving the protein MDKKRQYNPKDKKSVVDYAKLLEGKTLREICDPEVLKHNYTGKGNFGQILEKFYFGYDPNSKSEADFFEIGMELKTSPLKQLKNNEYRSKERLVLNIINYLEVVNQQFENSDFWKKNANILLIFYLHQAGYDILDYLIKLVDEWNFPNTDLEIIKKDWELIKQKIADGKAHELSEGDTFYLGACTKGANASSVRKQPFSNIPAKQRAYSLKQGYVNHIIASIANDATGVYGKIIPSVAVAKKQTLEEIVISKFKPYYGKTIEQILKSTGVELNTTAKSFYANLTKAILGIELDKEIEEFEKAEIIVKTVRIKENNLPKEDISFPNFKYEEIVYEEWDDSNFKDILEHKFLFVFFQFENEQLVLRKVKFWNMPYSDILEAEKVWAKTKDIVSKGKIVKEVIGTTRYKNFPNKSFNSVSHVRPHATNAADTYPLPTKDKLTKAKEYTKHCFWLNNTYVRDEIYLK